A genomic segment from Tessaracoccus defluvii encodes:
- the purB gene encoding adenylosuccinate lyase, translating into MSVPNVLANRYASAQMRDIWAPEAKIVSERRLWLAVLRAQRDLGVDFGGADPDQVIAAYEKVIDQVDLDSINARERITRHDVKARIEEFNDLAGFEHIHKGMTSRDLTENIEQLQVLDSLRVVRIRVVAALAQLARLATQYADQPLTGRSHNVAAQLTTLGKRFATAADELLVSLARLDDLIGRYPARGIKGPVGTAQDMLDLLGGDAAKLAELERRIAEELGFAQVLTSTGQVYPRSLDYDVVTALAQVSAAPSNVATTIRLMAGIELVTEGFKEGQVGSSAMPHKMNTRSCERVNGLAVVVRGYVSMVGELAGDQWNEGDVSCSVVRRVALPDAFFALDGLFETFLTVLADFGAFPAVIEAELDRYLPFLTTTKVLMAAVRKGVGREEAHEAIKEHAVAVALDLRKGARCNDLLDRLAADGRLRLTREELGGLVVSPLELAGTAQDQVARVAARVADVVASDPAAAAYTPGSVL; encoded by the coding sequence ATGAGCGTCCCCAACGTCCTGGCCAACCGTTACGCCTCCGCCCAGATGCGCGATATCTGGGCCCCCGAGGCCAAGATCGTCTCCGAACGCCGCCTGTGGCTCGCGGTGCTCCGCGCCCAGCGCGACCTCGGCGTCGACTTCGGCGGGGCCGACCCGGACCAGGTGATCGCCGCCTACGAGAAGGTGATCGACCAGGTCGACCTCGACTCGATCAACGCCCGCGAGCGCATCACCCGCCACGACGTGAAGGCCCGCATCGAGGAGTTCAACGACCTCGCAGGCTTCGAGCACATCCACAAGGGCATGACCTCGCGCGACCTCACCGAGAACATCGAGCAGCTGCAGGTCCTCGACTCGCTGCGCGTCGTCCGCATCCGGGTCGTCGCAGCGCTCGCCCAGCTCGCCCGCCTCGCCACCCAGTACGCGGACCAGCCGCTGACCGGCCGCTCCCACAACGTAGCCGCCCAGCTGACCACCCTCGGCAAGCGGTTCGCCACCGCCGCCGATGAACTGCTCGTGTCGCTCGCCCGCCTCGACGACCTCATCGGCCGTTACCCGGCCCGCGGCATCAAGGGGCCGGTCGGCACAGCCCAGGACATGCTCGACCTGCTCGGGGGCGACGCGGCGAAGCTGGCGGAACTCGAGCGGCGCATCGCCGAGGAACTCGGCTTCGCGCAGGTGCTGACCTCCACCGGCCAGGTGTACCCGCGTTCGCTCGACTACGACGTCGTCACCGCGCTGGCCCAGGTGTCCGCCGCGCCGTCGAATGTCGCGACCACTATCCGCCTCATGGCCGGCATCGAGCTCGTCACCGAGGGGTTCAAGGAGGGGCAGGTCGGCTCGTCCGCGATGCCCCACAAGATGAACACCCGCTCCTGCGAGCGCGTCAACGGGCTCGCCGTCGTGGTGCGCGGCTACGTGTCGATGGTCGGCGAGCTCGCCGGAGACCAGTGGAACGAGGGCGACGTGTCCTGCTCGGTCGTGCGCCGCGTGGCCCTCCCTGACGCGTTCTTCGCCCTCGACGGCCTCTTCGAGACCTTCCTGACGGTGCTCGCCGACTTCGGCGCGTTCCCCGCCGTCATCGAGGCCGAACTCGATCGCTACCTGCCGTTCCTCACCACCACCAAGGTTCTGATGGCCGCTGTCCGCAAGGGCGTGGGCCGCGAGGAGGCGCACGAGGCGATCAAGGAGCACGCCGTCGCCGTCGCCCTGGACCTGCGCAAGGGCGCCCGCTGCAACGACCTGCTCGACCGGCTCGCCGCCGACGGGCGCCTGCGGCTCACCCGCGAGGAGTTGGGCGGCCTCGTCGTCTCCCCGCTGGAGCTCGCGGGAACGGCACAGGATCAGGTGGCCCGGGTGGCGGCGCGCGTCGCCGACGTGGTCGCCTCCGACCCGGCCGCGGCCGCCTACACGCCCGGATCGGTGCTCTAG
- a CDS encoding MaoC family dehydratase: protein MRGQIHVGDELVWEGSSNYLAIGAKGVEGEPVKAEHLAAPTAPPSQEWRLPADLGRQYAKVSEDANPIHLSPVSAKLFGFPRAIAHGMWAHARAMAALGGRLPAAYTVGVQFAKPILLPGKVRFAAEETDEGWRFAVVNRELKPHLVGEIV from the coding sequence ATGCGGGGCCAGATCCACGTCGGCGACGAGCTCGTCTGGGAGGGCAGCTCGAACTACCTGGCGATCGGGGCGAAGGGCGTCGAGGGGGAGCCGGTCAAGGCCGAGCACCTGGCCGCGCCGACGGCACCGCCGTCGCAGGAGTGGCGGCTCCCGGCCGACCTGGGGCGGCAGTACGCCAAGGTGTCGGAGGATGCGAACCCGATCCACCTGTCGCCGGTCTCGGCAAAGCTGTTCGGCTTCCCGCGGGCCATCGCGCATGGCATGTGGGCCCACGCCAGGGCGATGGCGGCGCTCGGTGGCCGGCTGCCGGCGGCGTACACCGTCGGGGTGCAGTTCGCGAAGCCGATCCTGCTGCCGGGCAAGGTCCGGTTCGCGGCGGAGGAGACCGACGAGGGCTGGCGGTTCGCGGTGGTGAACCGAGAGCTGAAGCCGCACCTGGTGGGCGAGATCGTCTGA
- a CDS encoding 3-oxoacyl-ACP reductase, with amino-acid sequence MDILETIYNTPAGRFVARKAGLPDPPKLRRGRLMPAGPVVLGELPGGGIAMEAMALLGVAPGQPVVDLPESRVKDDKGRMVPPRYPARPGAIIVDATGLREIVQLEGIRALLRPAMRSLESSGRIIILASDASAVEGLEAKAVAQAIDGINRTVGKEQRDGCTSNLVFIKRGTRASDLVSTLSFLLEGRSAFVDGQTWRVGPAKVSNALSSRPFDGRLVVVTGAARGIGAAIARTFARDGATVVAIDIPPAGDALAKVANEIGGSALQLDITAADAGAQIAAHVASRHGAERRIWALVHNAGITRDRMLANLDEQRWASLMEVNLAAQMRINDFLLANDVPGGLADEARLVGIASTSGVAGNKGQTNYAASKAGVMGYVWALRDELGERPITINAVAPGFIETDMTAAIPFVQREVFRRTNSLGQGGNPVDVAETLAYLCDPASGGVDGQIVRVCGQNLIGA; translated from the coding sequence ATGGACATCCTGGAGACCATCTACAACACCCCGGCCGGCCGGTTCGTGGCCCGCAAGGCGGGGCTGCCCGATCCGCCCAAGCTGCGCCGCGGACGGCTGATGCCAGCCGGGCCCGTCGTGCTCGGTGAGCTCCCCGGCGGGGGCATCGCCATGGAGGCGATGGCGCTGCTGGGCGTGGCGCCCGGCCAGCCGGTCGTCGACCTGCCGGAGTCCAGGGTCAAGGACGACAAGGGCCGCATGGTCCCGCCCCGTTACCCGGCCCGCCCTGGGGCCATCATCGTGGATGCCACCGGGCTGCGCGAGATCGTCCAGCTCGAGGGGATCCGGGCGCTGCTGCGGCCCGCGATGCGTTCGCTCGAGTCGTCGGGCCGCATCATCATCCTGGCCAGCGACGCCTCCGCCGTCGAGGGGCTCGAGGCGAAGGCAGTGGCGCAGGCCATCGACGGCATCAACCGCACCGTCGGCAAGGAACAGCGCGACGGCTGCACGTCCAACCTCGTCTTCATCAAGCGGGGAACCCGGGCCTCCGACCTCGTCTCGACACTGTCCTTCCTGCTGGAGGGGCGCTCCGCGTTCGTCGATGGGCAGACGTGGCGGGTCGGGCCGGCGAAGGTGTCGAACGCGCTGAGCAGCCGTCCGTTCGACGGCAGGCTCGTCGTCGTGACCGGCGCGGCGCGGGGCATCGGCGCGGCCATCGCCCGCACCTTCGCCCGCGACGGCGCCACCGTCGTCGCCATCGACATCCCCCCGGCAGGCGACGCCCTGGCGAAGGTCGCCAACGAGATCGGCGGCTCGGCGCTGCAGCTCGACATCACCGCTGCCGACGCCGGGGCACAGATCGCCGCGCACGTCGCCTCCCGACACGGGGCCGAGCGGCGGATCTGGGCGCTGGTCCACAACGCGGGCATCACCCGCGACCGGATGCTGGCGAACCTGGACGAGCAGCGGTGGGCCTCGCTGATGGAGGTCAACCTCGCCGCGCAGATGCGGATCAACGACTTCCTGCTCGCCAACGACGTCCCCGGTGGGCTCGCGGACGAGGCGCGCCTCGTCGGCATCGCGTCGACCTCCGGTGTCGCCGGCAACAAGGGGCAGACCAACTACGCCGCGTCGAAGGCGGGCGTCATGGGCTACGTCTGGGCGCTGCGTGACGAGCTGGGGGAGCGGCCCATCACGATCAATGCGGTGGCACCCGGCTTCATCGAGACCGACATGACGGCGGCGATCCCGTTCGTGCAGCGGGAGGTCTTCCGACGCACGAACTCGCTGGGACAGGGCGGAAACCCCGTGGACGTCGCGGAGACCCTCGCGTATCTCTGCGACCCGGCCTCGGGCGGCGTCGACGGCCAGATCGTGCGGGTCTGCGGCCAGAACCTGATCGGAGCCTGA
- a CDS encoding outer membrane protein assembly factor BamB family protein — protein sequence MRHFALLVTVALLVGCAGTPTPTPTPDDVPTTTEAAAPSPSPTPETVAVKVWETPAEVLGQPAVAGDVIVSYLRSHDRMVLAGFSATDGTLLWRRAAKPGFVAPGVEIAPSIVEHEGRTWTAALAGWEGGWHVVNLIDARTGATVTADPTVVPYSRPRPCADDVPAFCFRGQLADGGASQPLRLAIPSGDLGADPAAATVRDARSLGVHVFATNDRPYEGGVEMLGYADDDVVRWERRYQDVFGVGSSSDGGWAWWDANAPIIGYGGPILYDTPKIGERRPLTDDLLVALDPATGAGLWQLPGGTYCPMEIDEWSEGSDQFIGCRFTAGEVLFVAGEDGELDTELEGVERELVAIEVATGRIRWSHAMSPTYFVDEFEARQLSSGPRVVMRGQDESLVIVSRDDGAVSAPEPGEVFACERERVGVRFDFYSTPAEFNAGSERFPCDAAGAPVDDWTLRRSRQGPTSSGICSSSPARTRWPPTGSTDHPSKGSAVARASERLEAPFDKLSSGP from the coding sequence ATGCGTCACTTCGCTCTCCTTGTCACCGTCGCCCTGCTCGTGGGCTGCGCGGGCACTCCCACGCCGACGCCGACCCCCGACGACGTACCCACGACGACGGAGGCCGCCGCCCCGAGCCCCTCCCCCACGCCTGAGACGGTCGCCGTCAAGGTCTGGGAGACGCCCGCCGAGGTTCTCGGGCAGCCCGCGGTCGCCGGCGACGTCATCGTCTCCTACCTGCGCTCCCACGACAGGATGGTCCTGGCCGGCTTCTCGGCCACCGACGGCACCCTGCTCTGGCGCCGGGCGGCCAAGCCCGGCTTCGTCGCCCCCGGGGTCGAGATCGCCCCGTCGATCGTCGAGCATGAGGGCCGCACCTGGACCGCGGCCCTGGCCGGGTGGGAGGGAGGCTGGCACGTCGTGAACCTGATCGACGCCCGCACCGGGGCCACGGTCACCGCCGACCCCACCGTCGTCCCGTACTCCCGCCCGCGGCCCTGTGCGGACGATGTGCCCGCCTTCTGCTTCCGGGGCCAGCTGGCGGACGGTGGGGCCTCACAGCCCCTGCGGCTCGCGATCCCCTCGGGTGACCTCGGCGCCGACCCGGCCGCCGCCACCGTGCGGGACGCCCGTTCGTTGGGCGTCCACGTCTTCGCGACGAACGATCGTCCCTACGAGGGAGGGGTCGAGATGCTCGGCTACGCCGACGACGACGTGGTCCGGTGGGAGCGCCGCTACCAAGACGTCTTCGGCGTCGGCTCCTCCTCCGACGGGGGCTGGGCCTGGTGGGACGCGAATGCGCCGATCATCGGCTACGGCGGCCCCATCTTGTACGACACCCCGAAGATCGGCGAGAGGCGGCCGCTGACCGATGACCTGCTCGTCGCGCTCGATCCGGCCACCGGTGCCGGCCTGTGGCAGCTGCCGGGAGGGACCTACTGCCCGATGGAGATCGACGAGTGGTCCGAGGGCTCCGACCAGTTCATCGGCTGCCGGTTCACGGCCGGTGAGGTCCTGTTCGTCGCGGGCGAGGACGGCGAGCTGGACACCGAGTTGGAGGGGGTCGAGCGGGAGCTCGTGGCGATCGAGGTGGCGACGGGACGCATCCGCTGGAGCCACGCCATGAGCCCCACCTATTTCGTCGACGAGTTCGAGGCCAGGCAGCTGTCGTCGGGGCCGCGCGTGGTCATGCGCGGTCAGGACGAGTCGCTCGTCATCGTCTCCCGGGACGACGGCGCCGTGAGCGCGCCGGAGCCCGGTGAGGTGTTCGCCTGCGAGCGCGAGCGGGTCGGCGTGCGCTTCGACTTCTACTCGACGCCGGCAGAGTTCAACGCCGGTTCCGAGCGCTTCCCGTGCGACGCCGCCGGGGCGCCGGTCGACGACTGGACCCTGCGGCGCTCGAGGCAGGGGCCCACAAGCTCGGGGATCTGCTCATCGTCTCCGGCCCGGACTCGTTGGCCGCCTACAGGATCGACTGACCACCCTTCGAAAGGCTCAGCAGTGGCCCGCGCCAGCGAGCGTCTCGAAGCGCCCTTCGACAAGCTCAGCAGCGGTCCCTGA
- a CDS encoding glycoside hydrolase family 15 protein, which produces MGSRIEDYALLSNCRTAALVSSTGNLDWLCLPRFDSGSIFGALLGDERHGRWSLRPTDSGARAERRYDGDTFILLTRWTTDSGVAEVTDAMPISDDTAVIRRVTGLSGTVEFDCEVRFRFDYARALPWVEQTGTRQAPCLRAIAGPDAVDLRGLQLHGHGRRHTGRFAVSAGEARDLTLTWQPSHLPGTSARDVDDDLDTTRRWWQEWSDKTEHEGPRHDLVTRSLLVLRALTDERTGGVVAAATTSLPEAIGGERNWDYRYVWLRDAALTLEALIAHGFIDIAHHWRDWLLRAVAGDPAQLQIMYGLAGERDLQERILTSLPGYEASAPVRIGNGAVTQFQADVIGEVLVALDAARSAGLGEDHFSWHLQKALVEQAIERIDVPDQGMWEVRDEPEMFTHSRVMVWAALDCAVRAVRDHGLSGDVARWKAFRERMRREIDASGYDAVRGHFVQRYGSTAVDGALLLLPQVGYCRADDPRMLGTVAEIEKRLMRDGFVMRYNTDDGVPGDENAFLACTFWLVEQYAMAGRTEEATVLMDQVCAVANDLGLLSEEFDAAAGRQTGNFPQAFSHLALVRAADALGGHGGRATHRQ; this is translated from the coding sequence ATGGGGAGCCGGATCGAGGACTACGCACTGCTCAGCAACTGCCGCACCGCCGCTCTGGTGTCGAGCACCGGCAACCTGGACTGGCTCTGCCTCCCCCGGTTCGACTCCGGCTCCATCTTCGGTGCCCTGCTCGGCGACGAGCGGCACGGACGCTGGTCGCTGCGGCCGACCGATTCCGGGGCACGGGCCGAGCGTCGCTACGACGGGGACACGTTCATCCTCCTCACACGCTGGACCACCGACTCGGGCGTCGCGGAGGTGACGGACGCGATGCCGATCAGCGACGACACCGCCGTGATCCGCCGCGTCACGGGGCTCAGCGGGACCGTCGAGTTCGACTGCGAGGTGCGGTTCCGCTTCGACTACGCACGCGCCCTGCCCTGGGTCGAGCAGACGGGCACCCGCCAGGCCCCCTGCCTCCGCGCAATCGCCGGCCCCGACGCCGTCGACCTGCGCGGCCTCCAACTGCACGGCCACGGCCGCCGGCACACCGGCCGGTTCGCCGTTTCGGCGGGTGAGGCCCGCGACCTCACGCTGACCTGGCAACCGTCGCACCTGCCGGGCACGTCCGCGCGCGATGTGGACGACGACCTCGATACCACGCGGCGCTGGTGGCAGGAGTGGAGCGACAAGACCGAACATGAGGGGCCGCGCCATGACCTGGTGACCCGCTCGCTCCTGGTGCTCCGGGCGCTCACCGACGAGCGGACGGGTGGCGTGGTCGCGGCAGCCACGACGTCTCTGCCGGAGGCGATCGGCGGGGAGCGGAACTGGGACTACCGCTACGTGTGGCTGCGTGACGCCGCACTCACCCTCGAGGCCCTCATCGCCCACGGGTTCATCGACATCGCGCACCACTGGCGTGACTGGCTGCTGCGTGCCGTCGCGGGCGACCCTGCCCAGCTGCAGATCATGTATGGGCTGGCCGGCGAGCGCGACCTGCAGGAACGGATCCTCACCAGCCTGCCGGGGTACGAGGCCTCAGCCCCCGTGCGGATCGGCAACGGCGCCGTCACGCAGTTCCAGGCGGATGTGATCGGCGAGGTGCTCGTGGCCCTGGACGCCGCGCGGAGCGCGGGCCTCGGCGAGGACCACTTCTCCTGGCACCTGCAGAAGGCCCTCGTCGAGCAGGCCATCGAGCGGATCGACGTGCCCGACCAGGGGATGTGGGAGGTCCGGGACGAGCCGGAGATGTTCACGCACTCACGGGTGATGGTGTGGGCCGCGTTGGACTGTGCTGTCCGCGCGGTCCGCGACCACGGCCTGTCCGGCGACGTCGCCCGCTGGAAGGCGTTCCGCGAGCGGATGCGCCGGGAGATCGACGCCTCCGGGTACGACGCTGTCCGCGGGCACTTCGTCCAGCGCTACGGCAGCACCGCCGTCGACGGCGCCCTCCTGCTCCTGCCGCAGGTCGGCTACTGCAGGGCCGACGATCCGCGGATGCTGGGGACCGTCGCGGAGATCGAGAAACGGCTCATGCGAGACGGCTTCGTCATGCGGTACAACACTGACGACGGCGTCCCCGGAGACGAGAACGCCTTCCTGGCGTGCACGTTCTGGTTGGTGGAGCAATACGCCATGGCCGGACGCACCGAGGAGGCGACGGTGCTGATGGACCAGGTCTGCGCGGTGGCCAATGATCTCGGCCTGCTGAGCGAGGAGTTCGACGCGGCCGCAGGGAGGCAGACAGGCAACTTCCCGCAGGCGTTCTCCCATCTGGCCCTCGTGCGGGCAGCCGACGCGCTGGGCGGGCATGGAGGCCGGGCGACGCACCGTCAGTGA
- a CDS encoding acetyl-CoA C-acetyltransferase, with amino-acid sequence MTSRNAVVVGGNRTPFVKAGGKYAAASAQDLLTAALDGLVARFGLAGQEVGEVVGGAVLKHTRDFNLTREAVLGSALSPLTPACDLQQACCTGLEAVVYASNKIRLGQAEVAIAGGVDSASDAPIVVTESLRKALLALNRARSLPEKLAALAKIRPGDLMPVPPGVVEPRTGLSMGESQAQTTLKWGVSRADQDELAYQSHRNLARAWDEGFFDDLVTPYQRVAKDTILRPDTTVEALAKLRTVFGKGDDASMTAGNSTALTDGAAVVLLAEEDYARGRGWPVLARVVDAQVAAADYTTGAEDLLLAPARAIPALLERNNLTLADFDYYEFHEAFASTVLATLKALEKDGVGTVDRSKLNVNGSSLAAGHPFAATGGRIVASLAKMLAAKGPGSRGLISICAAGGQGVVAILEA; translated from the coding sequence ATGACTTCACGCAACGCCGTTGTGGTCGGCGGCAACCGCACCCCCTTCGTCAAGGCGGGTGGCAAGTACGCCGCCGCGTCCGCGCAGGACCTGCTCACCGCGGCACTCGACGGGCTCGTGGCCCGCTTCGGGCTGGCCGGCCAGGAGGTGGGCGAGGTCGTCGGCGGCGCAGTGCTGAAGCACACGCGAGACTTCAACCTCACCCGCGAGGCAGTCCTCGGGTCGGCGCTGTCGCCGCTCACTCCGGCGTGTGACCTGCAACAGGCGTGCTGCACCGGCCTGGAGGCCGTCGTCTACGCGTCCAACAAGATCCGCCTCGGTCAGGCCGAGGTCGCCATCGCTGGCGGCGTCGACTCGGCCTCGGACGCGCCGATCGTCGTCACCGAGTCGCTGCGGAAGGCCTTGCTTGCACTGAACCGGGCCCGGTCGCTGCCGGAGAAGCTGGCGGCGCTCGCGAAGATCCGCCCCGGCGACCTGATGCCGGTGCCGCCGGGCGTCGTCGAGCCCCGCACCGGACTCAGCATGGGCGAGTCGCAGGCGCAGACCACCCTCAAGTGGGGCGTCAGCCGCGCGGACCAGGACGAACTGGCCTACCAGTCGCACCGTAACCTCGCCCGCGCCTGGGACGAGGGCTTCTTCGACGACCTCGTCACCCCGTACCAGCGGGTGGCGAAGGACACGATCCTGCGGCCCGACACCACCGTCGAGGCGCTGGCCAAGCTCCGCACCGTCTTCGGCAAGGGCGACGACGCCAGCATGACGGCCGGCAACTCGACCGCGCTCACCGACGGCGCCGCCGTCGTCCTGCTGGCGGAGGAGGACTACGCCCGGGGTCGCGGCTGGCCCGTGCTGGCCCGCGTCGTCGACGCCCAGGTGGCGGCCGCCGACTACACCACCGGGGCCGAGGACCTGCTGCTGGCTCCCGCCCGCGCGATCCCCGCCCTTCTGGAACGCAACAACCTCACGCTGGCCGACTTCGACTACTACGAGTTCCACGAGGCGTTCGCCTCGACGGTGCTCGCGACCCTGAAGGCGCTCGAGAAGGACGGGGTCGGCACCGTCGACCGCTCCAAGCTCAACGTCAACGGCTCCTCGCTGGCGGCCGGGCACCCCTTCGCCGCCACCGGCGGCCGCATCGTGGCCTCGCTCGCCAAGATGCTCGCAGCCAAGGGCCCCGGCTCCCGCGGCCTCATCTCGATCTGCGCGGCCGGCGGTCAGGGCGTCGTCGCGATTCTGGAGGCATGA